The Lentimicrobiaceae bacterium genome contains a region encoding:
- a CDS encoding acyltransferase, whose protein sequence is MNIRDTIHILRSIPKTLYFNFQYFKWKDAIQLPVFISHRVVLRETKGKITISNEKKMAMIRIGFGDVGHFDRRRSRSIWQVSGEINFRGKANIGHGSKISCRGKLTVGENFNITAESTLLCAKEITFGNNCLLSWDVLVMDTDFHPVFDKNKSRVNPDKAVVVGNDVWIGCRSTILKGTIIDNNTVVAANTVIGKKIEGGNQVIGGNPPAVIKKEIYWSGNV, encoded by the coding sequence ATGAATATTCGGGACACAATACATATTTTAAGGTCAATTCCTAAAACGCTGTACTTCAATTTTCAGTATTTTAAATGGAAAGATGCCATACAATTGCCAGTATTTATTTCTCATAGGGTTGTTTTACGAGAAACGAAGGGTAAAATTACCATTTCTAATGAGAAAAAAATGGCAATGATCCGGATAGGATTCGGCGATGTGGGTCATTTTGATCGCCGTCGTTCCCGTTCGATATGGCAGGTAAGCGGAGAAATAAATTTCAGGGGAAAAGCAAATATCGGACATGGTTCAAAAATTTCCTGTCGGGGAAAACTTACTGTCGGCGAAAATTTTAACATTACCGCCGAATCTACCCTGCTATGCGCAAAGGAAATTACTTTTGGAAATAACTGCCTGTTAAGCTGGGATGTACTAGTGATGGATACTGATTTTCACCCTGTTTTCGACAAAAATAAATCCCGGGTAAACCCTGACAAGGCTGTAGTAGTTGGTAACGATGTTTGGATAGGTTGCCGTTCCACCATTTTAAAAGGGACTATAATTGATAATAATACCGTCGTTGCAGCCAATACGGTTATTGGCAAAAAAATTGAAGGGGGAAACCAGGTAATCGGTGGAAATCCTCCGGCGGTTATAAAAAAAGAAATCTACTGGTCGGGCAACGTTTAG
- the lgt gene encoding prolipoprotein diacylglyceryl transferase has translation MLNYIVWNVNPAIFHIGNLEVRWYGLLFAFAFYAGYVIMLRFFKKENVPVKVLDSLTYYMIFGTVIGARLGHVFFYEADWYLSHPLEIIQIWKGGLASHGAAVGILIALYLFCRKHKKTYFWILDRIVIVVALAGVFIRTGNLMNSEIFGNPTGLPWAFIFIRDNDIPRHPTQIYEALSYLILFFILLWYYYKKKGAPQSGIIFSWFLIGLFSVRFQIEFLKVPQVEFEKSLTLNLGQSLSIPFIALGIGLLVWIKYHKPSAKS, from the coding sequence ATGTTAAATTACATCGTTTGGAACGTTAATCCCGCAATTTTTCACATCGGGAATCTTGAAGTAAGATGGTATGGGCTTTTGTTTGCTTTTGCTTTTTATGCAGGGTACGTAATAATGTTACGATTTTTTAAAAAAGAAAATGTGCCTGTTAAAGTGCTCGACAGTCTTACTTACTACATGATTTTCGGGACAGTGATTGGTGCAAGGCTGGGGCATGTTTTTTTTTACGAAGCCGACTGGTATCTTAGCCACCCACTCGAAATTATTCAAATATGGAAGGGCGGTCTTGCCAGTCATGGGGCAGCAGTGGGAATTCTTATCGCTTTGTACCTGTTTTGCCGTAAACATAAAAAAACGTATTTCTGGATACTCGACCGCATAGTGATCGTGGTGGCTTTAGCCGGGGTTTTTATCCGGACGGGCAATCTTATGAATTCTGAAATTTTCGGAAATCCGACCGGTTTGCCATGGGCTTTTATATTTATCCGTGATAATGATATACCCCGGCATCCTACCCAAATTTATGAAGCTCTTTCGTATCTTATTCTGTTTTTTATTCTGCTTTGGTATTATTACAAAAAGAAGGGTGCACCCCAATCAGGAATTATTTTTAGTTGGTTTTTAATCGGCTTGTTTTCCGTACGTTTCCAGATAGAATTTTTGAAAGTGCCCCAGGTAGAATTTGAAAAATCGCTGACTTTAAATCTCGGTCAGTCACTTAGTATTCCGTTTATTGCGCTGGGTATAGGGTTACTTGTATGGATAAAGTATCACAAGCCTTCGGCTAAGAGCTAA
- a CDS encoding PrsW family intramembrane metalloprotease has translation MSPVPFIIISIAPIVAFFSYRLFHSDLNKETLFLIRVCYVAGIVGFGLAWLAEQLFAYYDLNTIRTLNRILFTSFIVKAGMEQLIMIVLLQLIFFRQKGFSRSYHGLLFAIMMGLGMVTAENVVNVMNNGGKDFILLKGYTSVPAHFVFGILLGFFFGISKFKNMRYVLLMSGLSVAAFSQGVYEFCLYTNDIQLLWIFSIGVIIIAVLLYVNALKTFYNDQTAEGNQSSL, from the coding sequence ATGAGCCCCGTTCCTTTTATAATTATTTCTATTGCGCCTATTGTCGCTTTTTTTTCGTATCGCCTTTTTCATAGTGATCTCAACAAAGAAACACTTTTCTTGATAAGGGTTTGCTACGTAGCAGGTATTGTTGGTTTTGGTTTGGCATGGTTGGCTGAGCAGTTGTTTGCATATTATGATTTAAATACCATCAGAACCCTTAATAGGATTTTGTTCACTTCCTTTATTGTAAAAGCCGGAATGGAACAATTGATTATGATAGTATTATTACAATTGATTTTTTTCAGGCAAAAAGGATTTTCACGGTCATATCATGGTCTTCTTTTTGCTATTATGATGGGGTTGGGAATGGTAACCGCAGAGAATGTAGTAAATGTGATGAATAACGGAGGTAAGGATTTTATTTTACTAAAAGGATATACTTCTGTTCCGGCGCATTTTGTTTTTGGCATTTTATTAGGATTCTTTTTTGGAATTAGCAAATTCAAAAATATGCGTTACGTTTTATTAATGTCGGGGCTTAGTGTCGCTGCTTTTTCACAGGGAGTATATGAATTTTGTTTATATACAAACGATATACAATTGCTCTGGATTTTTTCCATAGGGGTTATTATCATTGCGGTACTTTTGTATGTAAATGCTCTGAAGACATTTTATAATGATCAAACGGCAGAGGGAAATCAAAGCAGTCTGTAA
- the dprA gene encoding DNA-processing protein DprA → MNNSLLQYKVALTFLPGIGDITAKKLIAYCGSVEAVFKEKKRNLLKIPGIGEVLAEAVTGNQVLYKAEEEMSFIEKHQIITLFYLDDNYPNRLKHCIDSPILLYYKGKAQLNTHKVLSVVGTRNATEYGKQVTHEIIKGLKCDGLLIVSGLAYGIDSAAHRASLEVHVPTVAVLAHGLDTIYPSLHKSLAEKMLSEGGLLTDFPSRTNPDRENFPKRNRIIAGLSDAVVVVEAGARGGALITANIANSYNRDVFAVPGRIKDTFSEGCNNLIKNNIAALIQSADDIKYMLGWKNSLQKNTKIQKELFISLNKDEEIIIQILQTQGDTGIDFLCEKTQLGPTKVSSTLLHLEFEGIIKSLPGKIYRLL, encoded by the coding sequence GTGAATAATTCATTATTACAATACAAGGTTGCATTGACCTTTTTGCCTGGAATAGGCGACATTACCGCAAAAAAGCTAATAGCCTATTGCGGGAGTGTGGAGGCCGTTTTTAAAGAAAAAAAAAGAAACCTGCTGAAAATTCCGGGAATTGGTGAAGTACTTGCCGAAGCTGTTACCGGCAACCAGGTTTTGTATAAAGCAGAAGAGGAAATGTCTTTTATTGAAAAGCATCAAATTATTACTTTATTTTATCTTGATGATAACTATCCGAACCGCTTAAAACACTGCATTGACAGCCCTATACTTTTATATTACAAAGGGAAAGCACAACTGAACACACACAAAGTGCTGAGTGTGGTTGGCACCCGTAATGCGACAGAATACGGCAAGCAGGTTACCCATGAAATTATTAAAGGGCTGAAATGTGATGGCTTACTTATCGTCAGTGGGTTAGCATACGGAATTGATTCGGCAGCCCACCGGGCATCACTCGAAGTCCATGTACCTACCGTTGCTGTGTTAGCCCATGGTTTGGATACTATATATCCTTCATTGCATAAATCACTTGCTGAAAAAATGCTATCAGAAGGAGGATTGTTAACCGATTTCCCCAGCCGGACTAATCCCGACAGGGAGAACTTTCCCAAACGAAACCGGATCATTGCCGGTTTATCCGATGCTGTTGTGGTAGTAGAAGCCGGTGCCAGAGGAGGAGCCCTCATTACAGCCAATATAGCCAATTCGTATAATCGTGATGTTTTTGCCGTTCCTGGCAGGATTAAGGATACTTTTTCAGAAGGGTGTAATAATTTGATTAAAAATAATATAGCTGCACTTATTCAATCGGCTGATGATATTAAATATATGTTAGGATGGAAAAATTCTCTGCAAAAAAATACAAAAATACAAAAGGAGCTCTTCATCAGTCTCAATAAAGACGAAGAGATAATCATCCAGATTTTGCAAACTCAGGGAGATACCGGGATTGATTTTCTATGCGAAAAAACCCAACTGGGACCTACAAAAGTATCTTCCACCTTATTGCATCTTGAATTTGAAGGAATAATTAAAAGCCTGCCGGGTAAAATTTACAGACTGCTTTGA